A region of Salinibacter sp. 10B DNA encodes the following proteins:
- the pheS gene encoding phenylalanine--tRNA ligase subunit alpha encodes MPDEIDALREQIDAETIESEDDAEAFRIKYLGRNQGAITELFDQISDLPPEDRPEFGKRVNALKSFAQERLDEAKARLQREEQSGGPDIDLTLPGRRNFRGSTHPLTQTMEEILRILRGLGFSTYEGPEIETDWHNFTALNFPPDHPARDMQDTFFLQDETDTSSRDAPSGDTPTVLRTHTSPGQIRIMQEDPPPIRVAVPGRVYRNEAISYKSYCLFHQVELLYVDENVTMAQLKQALYSLARALFGEDVTLRFRPSYFPFTEPSAEVDVWWEDEESDDGGQWMEILGCGMVHPNVFDSVGVDSEQYTGYAVGMGVERMAMLRHGIDDIRIFYENDVRFLDQF; translated from the coding sequence ATGCCCGACGAGATCGACGCGCTTCGCGAGCAGATCGACGCGGAGACCATTGAAAGCGAAGACGACGCCGAAGCCTTCCGGATCAAGTACCTCGGCCGCAACCAGGGCGCCATCACGGAGCTCTTCGATCAGATTAGCGACCTGCCCCCTGAAGACCGTCCCGAGTTCGGGAAGCGCGTCAACGCACTGAAGTCTTTTGCCCAAGAACGGCTCGACGAGGCAAAGGCTCGTCTCCAACGAGAAGAGCAGTCGGGCGGGCCCGACATCGATCTCACGCTGCCGGGACGTCGCAATTTTCGGGGCTCCACGCATCCGCTCACGCAGACGATGGAGGAGATTCTCCGCATCCTGCGTGGACTTGGCTTCTCGACGTACGAGGGCCCCGAAATCGAAACGGACTGGCACAACTTTACGGCCCTCAACTTTCCCCCCGACCACCCGGCGCGCGACATGCAGGACACGTTTTTCCTGCAGGACGAGACCGACACGTCGTCCCGCGATGCCCCCTCCGGCGACACCCCGACCGTTCTCCGCACCCATACGTCCCCGGGCCAAATCCGCATCATGCAGGAGGATCCTCCCCCGATTCGGGTCGCGGTGCCCGGGCGCGTGTACCGCAATGAGGCAATCTCGTACAAGTCCTACTGCCTCTTCCACCAGGTGGAACTGCTGTACGTGGACGAGAACGTGACGATGGCCCAGCTCAAACAGGCGCTCTATAGCCTCGCGCGCGCTCTCTTCGGGGAAGACGTGACGCTCCGCTTCCGCCCCAGCTACTTCCCTTTCACGGAGCCGAGCGCCGAGGTGGACGTGTGGTGGGAGGACGAGGAGTCCGACGACGGCGGGCAGTGGATGGAAATTCTCGGCTGCGGCATGGTGCACCCCAACGTGTTCGATTCCGTTGGCGTCGACTCAGAGCAATACACCGGCTACGCCGTGGGCATGGGCGTGGAGCGAATGGCCATGCTCCGCCACGGCATCGACGACATCCGCATCTTCTACGAGAACGACGTTCGGTTCCTCGATCAATTCTGA
- a CDS encoding FG-GAP repeat protein: MSVWGLRLVVLLEIGLLIGAFPSLGYAQIDELPRPDTAHAGSFGVSVALGDSIAVVGASGEERCGPNAGAVYIYEREVGPQFDEWNGVARLTPRTCRANAFFGEQVALSGHRLLVSASSGELFAETGSNAAYMFTRTSTGTWTQTARFTGPPNRSDGSFAADIDLDDDRAVVSTSGNPDSGGHGAVYVYNYDAATEKWTQSARLTAPSDETPGVLGRGVSLHGNRVAVAASTYFDDSPGTVYVFRRNPEAQTWAPSAHLTDIDAFFIELELYGSVLLVGEDRAGPEESGQATIFTHRRNQGWRKTETLRPSLPYDSGAFGTAVALERSWALVTGYGEQLNKDFNIDRVVYVFRRRGGQNWRQRSILDIGQVDFGAALDLHNATALVSSVPPEGPGSVYIVQLH; this comes from the coding sequence ATGAGCGTGTGGGGACTCCGTCTCGTCGTTCTGCTCGAAATTGGGCTGCTGATTGGTGCTTTTCCTTCTCTCGGGTACGCCCAGATCGACGAGTTGCCCCGTCCGGACACTGCGCATGCGGGGTCATTCGGCGTCTCTGTCGCGCTCGGCGACTCGATTGCGGTAGTGGGGGCAAGTGGCGAGGAACGGTGCGGCCCAAATGCAGGCGCCGTGTATATATACGAGCGTGAGGTCGGCCCCCAGTTTGACGAATGGAACGGTGTTGCTCGCCTCACGCCTCGTACTTGTCGCGCGAACGCATTCTTCGGGGAGCAAGTGGCGCTGAGTGGGCATCGCTTGCTCGTGAGTGCCTCCTCGGGCGAACTGTTTGCCGAAACGGGCAGCAATGCAGCCTACATGTTTACCCGTACCTCGACGGGGACGTGGACGCAGACAGCCCGCTTCACGGGGCCGCCCAACCGCTCTGACGGCTCTTTTGCAGCCGACATTGACCTGGACGATGACCGCGCCGTCGTGAGCACGTCCGGCAATCCGGACAGTGGAGGGCATGGGGCCGTGTACGTATACAACTACGACGCAGCCACCGAGAAATGGACCCAATCGGCCCGGCTGACAGCCCCCTCCGATGAAACGCCAGGAGTGCTGGGACGGGGGGTGTCCCTTCACGGAAACCGGGTCGCCGTGGCGGCCTCTACGTACTTCGACGACTCTCCCGGGACCGTCTACGTCTTCCGTCGCAATCCGGAAGCCCAAACATGGGCCCCGTCGGCCCACCTGACTGACATCGATGCCTTTTTTATTGAGCTCGAGCTGTACGGCTCGGTCCTTCTCGTCGGCGAGGACCGAGCCGGCCCCGAAGAATCGGGACAGGCCACGATTTTTACTCACCGACGCAACCAGGGGTGGCGGAAGACGGAAACGCTCCGCCCCTCCCTTCCCTACGACTCCGGCGCATTCGGCACCGCCGTGGCCCTGGAACGCTCATGGGCACTCGTGACGGGTTACGGCGAACAGCTCAATAAGGACTTCAACATCGACCGTGTCGTGTACGTCTTCCGACGACGCGGAGGACAAAACTGGAGGCAGCGCTCCATTCTCGACATCGGGCAGGTGGACTTCGGGGCGGCCCTGGATCTCCACAACGCAACGGCTCTCGTGAGCTCGGTTCCCCCGGAAGGCCCCGGATCAGTATATATTGTCCAGCTTCACTGA
- a CDS encoding cell division protein ZapA, which translates to MADSSQTKSIRVHILGREYALRVQEEDEAFTREVASFVNARMEQFRDQHPEQAELTTAVITALALAEDLHTLKEEQAGGTEALNDELDQLSDRLGSVIEDD; encoded by the coding sequence ATGGCCGACTCCTCTCAAACCAAATCCATCCGCGTCCACATCCTGGGACGAGAGTATGCTCTGCGCGTGCAGGAAGAAGACGAAGCGTTTACCCGAGAGGTTGCCTCGTTCGTCAACGCCCGCATGGAGCAATTTCGGGACCAACACCCAGAACAAGCTGAGCTCACGACGGCAGTGATCACGGCCTTGGCCTTGGCCGAGGATTTGCATACGCTGAAGGAGGAACAGGCCGGGGGCACGGAGGCCTTGAACGATGAGCTCGACCAGTTGTCTGACCGGCTCGGTTCTGTGATAGAGGACGACTGA
- a CDS encoding cupin domain-containing protein, with protein sequence MRASKSELPILLEAGDATVRGVDWDDMRVAVVTVPAGTDFGPLLKGQPNDLCPSPHWGYVVKGRLKIQYADEEETLRAGDVFYLPAGHTGVAVEETEFLEVSPPHKHQRFIDGAHRNLEAQAQA encoded by the coding sequence ATGCGTGCATCGAAAAGTGAACTACCGATTTTGCTGGAAGCGGGCGACGCGACGGTGCGAGGGGTGGATTGGGACGACATGCGAGTGGCTGTGGTGACTGTGCCCGCCGGCACGGATTTTGGCCCATTGCTAAAGGGGCAGCCCAATGACCTGTGTCCATCGCCGCATTGGGGCTACGTCGTAAAAGGACGCCTGAAGATCCAGTATGCGGACGAGGAGGAGACGCTTCGAGCAGGCGATGTATTTTATCTGCCGGCCGGACACACGGGGGTTGCTGTGGAAGAGACCGAATTCCTCGAAGTCTCTCCCCCACACAAACACCAACGCTTTATTGACGGGGCGCATCGGAATTTAGAAGCACAAGCGCAGGCATAG
- a CDS encoding four helix bundle protein encodes MPDLRDRTKRFALNVIHLCKSLPNTAECRIIRRQLLRSATSVGANYRAACHARSRKDFIAKLALVEEEADESQFWLELLNELGEGGKESV; translated from the coding sequence ATGCCAGATCTTCGAGATCGCACCAAGCGGTTTGCTCTCAACGTGATCCACCTCTGCAAATCATTGCCCAACACAGCGGAGTGTCGCATCATTCGACGGCAGCTTCTCCGATCCGCAACGTCGGTTGGGGCAAATTATCGAGCCGCCTGTCACGCCCGATCCCGCAAGGACTTCATTGCAAAGCTTGCGCTTGTGGAAGAGGAGGCCGACGAATCCCAGTTCTGGCTCGAGCTGCTCAACGAATTGGGGGAAGGAGGAAAAGAGTCCGTCTAG
- a CDS encoding dopamine receptor D4, with protein sequence MNDSSPSLPESDPAPPVPASISSEHTDRSGTDESMDMSHLPAEHRDTLQRLHRRVQDAVETIERLRAKNRELQQRVEELEARPTFPENDTVVALDDDPDELRAQITDFIDAIDTFLETTPTDDDPKAADDDPSAPPSDDSPDA encoded by the coding sequence ATGAACGACTCGTCCCCGTCCCTTCCAGAGTCCGACCCCGCCCCTCCCGTACCGGCGTCGATTTCTTCGGAGCACACGGACCGGTCTGGGACAGACGAGTCCATGGACATGTCTCACCTTCCGGCGGAACACCGAGACACTCTTCAGCGCCTCCATCGACGGGTACAAGACGCCGTCGAGACGATCGAACGGCTGCGTGCCAAGAATCGAGAACTGCAGCAGCGCGTGGAAGAACTGGAAGCGCGCCCCACCTTTCCGGAGAACGATACAGTGGTGGCCCTGGACGATGACCCCGACGAGCTCCGGGCCCAAATTACCGACTTTATCGACGCCATCGATACGTTCCTGGAAACGACTCCGACCGACGACGACCCAAAAGCGGCCGACGACGATCCGTCTGCCCCCCCTTCTGACGATTCTCCCGACGCGTAA
- a CDS encoding ABC-F family ATP-binding cassette domain-containing protein, producing the protein MIKLDDVSVKFGSETLFDDLSWTITPEEHRIGLVGPNGAGKTTLLKLIAGRMTPDSGRVTQEGVSVGYLEQDVQELPEDRTVRDEALRAFEEVLALEEKEKRITAKLEETDHESREHTKLLNQLNRVQEQLNKHDSQRIRPRTEATLTGLGFDPDELDRPLHTFSGGWRMRAALARLLLREPDILLLDEPTNHLDIESIDWLEGYLEGYPGTVILVSHDRYVLDRMVTATAEITRGRLLHYDGNYSHYLKAREERYARWQNEYENQQKRIKEIEEFISKFRYNASRASQVQSRIKKLEKMDRIPPPPDDEPEIHFRFPDPPRSGRVVLELSPFSKTYETETGPEPVFTNAGPLTIERGDKIAMVGPNGAGKSTLARILRGVEPFEGERDLGHKVNLSFYAQHQADMLDADQTVFDAVREAAPDRPKTELRNLLGTFLFTGEDAFKSVSVLSGGEKSRVALARTLLSTANFLILDEPTNHLDIQSKEVLIEALQQYEGTFVLVSHDRHVLDAVAEKVWRIGGGTVRTFLGNYSDFRWQVEEGSARPLEGTTSASSDPEEFAPDASPSQNGRDHSDQSSSSSSSSSAPPSDGRFAGLNSYQLKRKLEETEEEIMEIEERQEELETKMADPDAYEGEGARARELSDEYNALKKELSSLYETWEALTEHVMALEDE; encoded by the coding sequence ATGATCAAACTCGACGACGTTTCGGTCAAATTCGGGAGTGAGACGCTCTTCGACGACCTGTCGTGGACCATTACGCCTGAAGAGCACCGGATTGGGCTCGTGGGACCGAATGGGGCCGGAAAAACGACCCTCCTCAAGCTCATCGCCGGGCGCATGACCCCGGACAGTGGGCGCGTCACGCAGGAGGGCGTATCGGTGGGCTACCTGGAACAGGATGTGCAGGAACTGCCGGAAGACCGAACGGTGCGGGATGAAGCCCTCCGGGCGTTTGAGGAGGTGTTGGCGCTGGAAGAAAAAGAAAAGCGCATCACCGCCAAACTGGAGGAGACGGATCACGAGAGCCGCGAGCACACGAAGCTGCTCAACCAGCTGAACCGGGTGCAGGAACAGCTCAACAAGCACGACTCCCAGCGCATCCGTCCCCGCACCGAAGCGACCCTCACCGGCCTCGGCTTCGATCCCGACGAGTTAGACCGTCCCCTCCACACGTTCTCCGGCGGCTGGCGCATGCGCGCAGCCCTGGCCCGCCTTCTCCTCCGCGAGCCCGACATCCTGCTGCTCGACGAGCCCACCAACCACCTCGACATCGAGAGCATCGACTGGCTGGAGGGCTACCTGGAGGGCTATCCCGGAACGGTGATTCTGGTGAGCCACGACCGCTACGTCTTGGACCGCATGGTAACGGCCACCGCCGAAATCACGCGAGGGCGCCTGCTTCACTACGACGGCAACTATTCCCATTACCTGAAGGCACGCGAGGAACGATACGCCCGCTGGCAAAACGAGTACGAGAATCAACAGAAGCGGATCAAGGAGATTGAGGAGTTTATCTCCAAGTTTCGCTACAACGCCTCCCGGGCCAGCCAGGTACAGAGCCGGATCAAGAAGCTGGAGAAGATGGACCGGATCCCCCCGCCGCCCGACGACGAGCCGGAGATCCACTTCCGCTTCCCCGACCCGCCCCGCTCCGGTCGCGTGGTGCTCGAGCTCTCCCCGTTCAGTAAAACCTACGAGACCGAAACCGGGCCGGAGCCTGTGTTCACGAACGCGGGCCCACTTACCATCGAGCGCGGCGACAAGATCGCGATGGTTGGGCCGAACGGGGCTGGGAAATCGACGCTCGCCCGCATTCTACGCGGCGTGGAGCCGTTCGAAGGAGAGCGCGACCTCGGCCACAAGGTCAATCTGTCGTTTTACGCCCAGCACCAGGCCGACATGCTGGACGCCGATCAGACGGTGTTCGACGCCGTCCGCGAAGCCGCGCCGGACCGCCCCAAAACCGAGCTTCGCAATCTACTCGGCACGTTCCTCTTCACCGGCGAAGACGCGTTCAAGTCCGTAAGCGTCCTCTCTGGGGGCGAAAAAAGCCGGGTGGCCCTCGCCCGCACGCTCCTCTCCACCGCCAATTTTCTCATTCTCGATGAGCCGACCAATCACCTCGACATCCAGTCGAAAGAGGTACTCATCGAGGCGCTGCAGCAGTACGAAGGCACCTTCGTCCTCGTGAGTCACGACCGTCACGTGCTCGACGCCGTAGCCGAAAAGGTGTGGCGCATTGGCGGCGGGACGGTGCGCACCTTCCTCGGCAACTACTCGGACTTTCGCTGGCAGGTGGAGGAGGGGTCGGCCCGTCCGCTCGAAGGCACCACGTCTGCCTCCTCCGACCCGGAAGAATTCGCCCCCGACGCCTCCCCCTCCCAGAACGGACGCGATCATAGCGATCAATCCTCGTCGTCCTCGTCCTCCTCATCGGCTCCTCCCTCGGACGGCCGGTTTGCCGGCCTCAATTCGTACCAGCTCAAGCGGAAGCTGGAAGAGACCGAGGAGGAGATTATGGAGATCGAGGAGCGACAGGAAGAGCTGGAAACCAAGATGGCCGATCCGGACGCCTACGAAGGGGAAGGAGCCCGGGCCCGCGAGCTCTCTGATGAATACAATGCCCTCAAGAAGGAGCTCTCGTCCCTCTACGAAACCTGGGAGGCCCTCACCGAACACGTCATGGCACTGGAAGACGAATAG
- the infC gene encoding translation initiation factor IF-3 encodes MADVDKLRVNESIRADEVRVVEPDGDHDVVPVEEALERARDHELDLVEIAPDADPPVCKILDYGKYRYEKQKEEKRRRKKSKSMEMKELRFRPRTEQHDFNFKADHAREFLEDGNKVKAYVQFRGRDIVYKDQGMDLLRRLIERLQDIARIDQPPQMEGRRMTTILAPHKNK; translated from the coding sequence ATCGCTGACGTCGACAAACTTCGCGTAAATGAGAGTATTCGGGCCGATGAGGTTCGAGTCGTAGAGCCGGACGGCGACCACGATGTCGTGCCCGTCGAAGAGGCGCTAGAACGCGCCCGCGACCACGAGCTCGATCTCGTCGAGATCGCCCCGGACGCCGATCCGCCCGTCTGCAAGATCCTGGACTACGGCAAGTACCGCTACGAGAAGCAAAAGGAAGAGAAGCGGCGCCGGAAGAAGTCGAAGTCCATGGAAATGAAGGAGCTTCGCTTCCGGCCCCGGACCGAGCAGCACGACTTCAACTTCAAGGCGGACCACGCTCGCGAGTTTTTGGAAGACGGCAACAAAGTGAAGGCCTACGTGCAGTTCCGCGGGCGAGACATTGTGTACAAAGACCAGGGCATGGATCTGCTCCGTCGGCTCATTGAGCGGCTCCAAGACATTGCCCGTATCGACCAGCCCCCTCAGATGGAAGGCCGCCGGATGACGACCATTCTGGCACCGCACAAGAACAAGTAG
- the pheT gene encoding phenylalanine--tRNA ligase subunit beta, with the protein MQLSYRWLERYVNHDWDPDALAERLTMAGLEVETVEPIGQHLDGVVVGKIEDVREHPNADRLVLCDVDLGNGAPVQIACGAPNVAAGQKAPVATVGTTLSLPDPDNPEERQEITVEAREMRGEESNGMICAEDELGLSDDHSGIMVLDENAEVGRPLADYLAAHDVTPDDAILDIELTPNRPDAASHLGVARDVAALAESSLEYPEVDPPAPGGRVADEVTVHIEDEQGCPRYVAMLVRDVEVQQSPLWLRRRLSAIGLQPRNHVVDVTNFVLHECGQPLHAFDRAQLADDTIVVRRTDGETDFTTLDDQERALPEDTLLICDAEKPVAVAGVMGGANSEVTTETTDVLIESAYFDPSSIRKTAKALDVQTDSSYRFERGVDRDGQVWAAARAAQLIAELGDGTIVPGMVDAHPNPSSPTTVNLRPDRLRTVLGLDVPTDEAVRLLDAIGFEIDEKEDALHCTVPTWRPDVSIEEDLIEEVARLHGYDQIPEPERVPVPSRTPDQRPEEVLERKTRELLRGRGYREIYTNSMLRTDRAERFNVPPAGSQKAPVVKTKNPISEEMAALRPRLLPGALEVMQHNRNHGQSALRLFEFGHVYRRAQEHEDPIVPGYAEHPALLLAMSGPHAPIGWDTDPRDSDIFDLKGLVETLFDDLRVPDVSLTPRTGSDSSSITTHQIDVTAGDTPLGTVAQVQDDVAADFDLEDHPVFVAEFHWGSLADRATTGRHRTYAPVNRFPVVDRDLAILVPADQPVGPMQATIRETGGNLLRRVDVFDVYQGEGIDDDAKSVAFTLRFGADRTLTDEEVDEQIDAITDALARAHDATLRQ; encoded by the coding sequence ATGCAGCTTAGTTATCGCTGGCTCGAACGGTACGTCAATCATGACTGGGATCCCGATGCTCTGGCCGAGCGGCTGACCATGGCCGGGCTGGAAGTGGAGACCGTTGAGCCAATTGGGCAGCACCTCGACGGGGTGGTCGTAGGCAAGATTGAGGACGTGCGTGAGCACCCGAACGCCGACCGTCTCGTCCTCTGCGACGTAGACCTGGGCAACGGCGCCCCCGTCCAGATTGCTTGTGGTGCCCCCAACGTGGCGGCCGGCCAAAAAGCCCCCGTCGCCACCGTCGGAACCACCCTTTCCCTCCCCGACCCCGACAATCCGGAGGAGCGCCAAGAGATCACGGTGGAGGCCCGGGAGATGCGCGGCGAAGAATCGAACGGCATGATCTGCGCGGAGGACGAGCTTGGCCTCTCCGACGACCACTCCGGCATCATGGTGCTGGACGAAAACGCCGAGGTCGGGCGTCCCCTCGCCGACTACCTGGCAGCCCATGACGTCACGCCCGACGACGCTATTCTCGACATCGAACTGACCCCCAACCGCCCGGACGCGGCCAGCCACCTTGGGGTGGCACGCGACGTAGCGGCCCTCGCCGAGTCGTCCCTTGAGTATCCCGAAGTAGACCCGCCCGCTCCCGGCGGCAGAGTGGCCGACGAAGTGACGGTACACATCGAGGACGAACAGGGCTGCCCGCGATACGTCGCCATGCTCGTGCGGGATGTAGAAGTGCAGCAGTCCCCCCTCTGGCTCCGACGGCGCCTCTCCGCCATCGGCCTACAGCCACGCAACCACGTCGTCGACGTTACCAACTTCGTCCTCCACGAGTGCGGCCAGCCGCTCCACGCCTTCGACCGCGCCCAGCTGGCCGACGACACGATCGTCGTCCGCCGCACCGACGGCGAAACCGACTTCACGACGCTTGATGACCAGGAGCGCGCCTTGCCCGAGGATACCCTCCTCATCTGCGACGCCGAGAAGCCCGTGGCCGTCGCGGGCGTGATGGGCGGCGCCAACTCGGAGGTGACGACGGAGACGACCGACGTGCTCATTGAGAGCGCCTACTTCGACCCATCCAGCATCCGAAAGACGGCGAAGGCGCTCGACGTACAGACCGACTCCTCCTACCGCTTCGAGCGCGGCGTGGACCGCGACGGGCAGGTATGGGCCGCCGCCCGCGCAGCGCAGCTCATCGCCGAGCTCGGGGACGGAACCATCGTGCCCGGCATGGTCGACGCGCATCCCAATCCATCGTCACCCACAACCGTCAACCTGCGCCCGGACCGGCTCCGTACCGTGCTGGGGCTGGATGTGCCAACGGACGAGGCCGTTCGTCTCCTCGACGCGATTGGCTTTGAGATTGACGAGAAGGAGGACGCCCTCCACTGCACCGTGCCGACGTGGCGGCCCGACGTGTCGATCGAGGAGGATCTGATCGAAGAGGTGGCGCGTCTCCACGGCTACGACCAAATTCCGGAACCGGAGCGCGTGCCCGTCCCCAGCCGCACGCCCGACCAGCGGCCCGAGGAAGTGCTGGAGCGAAAGACCCGCGAGCTGCTGCGCGGACGCGGCTACCGCGAGATCTACACGAACAGCATGCTGCGGACCGACCGCGCCGAGCGGTTCAACGTCCCCCCTGCCGGAAGCCAAAAGGCCCCGGTCGTAAAAACGAAAAATCCGATCTCGGAAGAAATGGCGGCGCTTCGGCCTCGCCTCCTCCCCGGCGCCCTCGAAGTGATGCAGCACAACCGAAACCACGGACAGAGTGCGCTTCGACTCTTCGAGTTCGGTCATGTCTACCGCCGGGCACAAGAACACGAGGATCCGATCGTACCGGGCTACGCCGAGCATCCGGCCCTTCTTCTCGCCATGAGCGGGCCGCACGCCCCCATCGGCTGGGACACCGACCCGCGCGACTCCGACATCTTCGACCTCAAGGGGCTTGTGGAGACGTTGTTCGACGATCTGCGGGTGCCGGACGTGTCCCTCACGCCGCGTACGGGCTCGGACTCTTCGTCTATCACGACGCACCAAATCGACGTGACGGCTGGCGACACGCCGCTCGGCACTGTGGCCCAGGTCCAGGACGACGTAGCGGCCGACTTCGACTTGGAGGACCATCCGGTCTTCGTGGCCGAGTTTCACTGGGGATCTCTCGCCGACCGGGCCACAACCGGCCGCCACCGTACCTACGCCCCGGTGAACCGCTTTCCGGTCGTGGACCGTGACCTCGCGATTCTCGTGCCCGCCGACCAGCCCGTGGGGCCGATGCAAGCCACCATCCGGGAGACCGGCGGCAACCTCCTCCGCCGTGTCGACGTATTCGATGTGTACCAGGGCGAAGGCATTGATGACGACGCAAAGAGCGTCGCATTTACCCTTCGCTTCGGCGCCGATCGCACGCTGACCGACGAGGAAGTCGATGAGCAAATCGACGCCATCACGGATGCGCTTGCCCGTGCCCACGACGCCACCCTTCGACAATGA
- the rplT gene encoding 50S ribosomal protein L20: MPRATNKPATRRRRKKILNKAKGYWGRRSKVYKVAKHAVEKGLQYAYRDRRQKKRRFRRLWITRINAATRQHDVSYSQFMGQYRKSDLDMNRKVLADLAVHDPDAFEQIVDHVME; the protein is encoded by the coding sequence ATGCCGCGCGCAACGAACAAGCCGGCCACCCGTCGTCGTCGCAAGAAAATCTTGAACAAGGCGAAGGGCTACTGGGGCCGTCGGAGCAAAGTCTACAAAGTGGCGAAGCACGCGGTCGAGAAGGGACTGCAGTACGCCTACCGTGATCGACGCCAGAAGAAGCGTCGGTTCCGGCGTCTGTGGATCACCCGCATCAACGCGGCCACACGCCAACACGACGTCAGCTACTCCCAGTTCATGGGACAGTACCGCAAGTCCGACCTCGACATGAACCGGAAGGTGCTGGCCGACCTCGCCGTGCACGACCCCGATGCGTTTGAGCAGATCGTGGATCACGTGATGGAGTAA
- the rpmI gene encoding 50S ribosomal protein L35, which yields MPKMKSHSGAKKRFKKTANGKIKRKKANKGHLLTKKNSKRKRQLRKSVVIDDKANEKRIKRMLST from the coding sequence ATGCCTAAGATGAAGTCCCACAGCGGCGCGAAGAAGCGCTTCAAGAAAACCGCAAACGGCAAGATCAAGCGCAAAAAGGCCAACAAGGGACACCTGTTGACCAAGAAGAATTCGAAGCGCAAGCGTCAGCTTCGCAAAAGCGTCGTCATTGACGACAAGGCGAACGAGAAGCGCATCAAGCGAATGCTGTCCACGTAG